In a single window of the Candidatus Peregrinibacteria bacterium genome:
- the recG gene encoding ATP-dependent DNA helicase RecG, which translates to MTVLDQNLSSVLRTTSRHIKKLAELEIRTVRDFLMYFPRRYEYQSETNILELKPGDKQVIKGVLSNFSSKKIRGMDILSALVTDNTGSLEVVWFNQPYLKQKLAPGDSVTLAGKVKFDFGKITMQNPSVELKGKDQVHSAEIIPIYSEKDIEGQNGRISSKWLREKLHPLMYMTEYLEDPYPNEIRERNELLPMKEAIKEVHFPTSEEKLEKAKERLAFDELLFLQISALQKKWAWRKGVEGFEKKIKLDKKLNKEFLNGLPFKLTGAQDRSLKEICGDLDMDYPMLRLLQGDVGSGKTVVAAAAALQAVKAGFQVAVMAPTSILTEQHCRSFKKMLEQFGIKVELILGSLPAKDKKERTTMLANGEIDIVIGTHAIIQDSITFKNLGLAIVDEQHRFGVKQREKLKEFGNPHLLNMSATPIPRTLALTIYGDQDISVIDELPPGRQEIMTRIVPEHKRSDAYTWIAEQIEEGKQAFVICPLVEESEKLENVKAATEEFERLKAHIFPNFKLGLLHGRLTSEEKDSIMKSFSANEIQILVSTSVVEVGIDVPNSTIMMIEGAERFGLSQLHQFRGRVGRGAHQSYCFLFPHHFTDENKQRLIAMVKHSSGFKLSEIDLELRGPGAVYGVRQSGVPDLRMATFSDGRIIKKARIEAEKLISEDPLLTNYPRLHRAIKESGTEAHLV; encoded by the coding sequence ATGACCGTACTTGATCAAAATCTTAGCAGTGTACTTCGAACGACCTCTAGACACATAAAAAAATTGGCAGAGCTCGAAATAAGAACTGTCAGAGATTTTTTAATGTATTTCCCAAGAAGATATGAATATCAATCAGAAACCAATATCTTAGAATTAAAACCTGGTGATAAGCAAGTAATCAAAGGGGTTCTAAGTAATTTTTCCAGCAAAAAAATAAGGGGAATGGACATATTGTCAGCATTAGTAACTGATAACACAGGGTCTCTAGAGGTTGTATGGTTTAATCAGCCGTATCTTAAGCAAAAACTAGCTCCCGGCGATTCGGTGACACTTGCCGGTAAAGTGAAATTCGACTTTGGCAAAATAACCATGCAAAACCCAAGCGTAGAATTAAAAGGCAAAGATCAGGTTCACAGCGCAGAAATCATACCTATATACAGTGAAAAAGACATAGAGGGGCAAAATGGCAGAATAAGCTCAAAATGGCTACGAGAAAAATTACATCCGCTAATGTACATGACGGAATATTTGGAAGATCCATATCCAAATGAAATAAGGGAAAGAAACGAACTCCTGCCAATGAAAGAGGCGATCAAAGAAGTTCATTTCCCAACTTCAGAAGAAAAATTAGAAAAAGCTAAAGAAAGGCTAGCCTTTGATGAATTACTTTTTTTGCAAATATCAGCATTACAAAAAAAATGGGCTTGGCGAAAAGGGGTAGAGGGGTTTGAAAAAAAAATTAAATTGGATAAAAAACTAAACAAAGAATTTTTAAACGGACTACCATTCAAATTAACTGGTGCGCAAGACCGTTCACTCAAAGAAATATGCGGAGATCTAGATATGGATTATCCTATGCTCAGACTTCTTCAAGGAGACGTCGGTTCAGGCAAAACGGTCGTTGCGGCGGCAGCGGCGCTTCAAGCGGTAAAAGCGGGCTTTCAAGTTGCTGTAATGGCACCTACATCCATACTTACCGAACAACACTGCCGCTCATTCAAAAAAATGCTCGAGCAATTTGGTATAAAAGTTGAATTAATTCTTGGGTCACTACCTGCAAAAGATAAAAAAGAACGTACGACTATGCTTGCAAATGGCGAGATAGACATAGTAATTGGAACACATGCAATAATCCAAGATTCTATAACATTCAAAAATCTAGGTCTTGCAATAGTGGATGAACAACATAGGTTTGGCGTTAAACAAAGAGAGAAATTAAAAGAATTTGGCAATCCTCATTTACTCAATATGTCAGCAACTCCAATTCCTCGAACTCTCGCTCTGACAATATACGGAGACCAGGATATCTCTGTGATAGATGAGCTGCCACCCGGTAGACAAGAAATAATGACTAGAATAGTGCCTGAACATAAAAGAAGTGATGCCTACACATGGATTGCTGAGCAGATAGAGGAGGGGAAACAGGCATTTGTAATTTGCCCACTAGTTGAAGAGTCGGAAAAATTAGAAAATGTAAAAGCAGCCACTGAAGAATTTGAAAGACTTAAGGCTCACATTTTTCCAAATTTCAAACTTGGGCTACTACATGGACGTCTAACGTCTGAAGAAAAAGACAGTATCATGAAAAGCTTTTCAGCAAATGAAATACAGATTCTAGTTTCAACTTCTGTTGTTGAAGTAGGGATAGACGTACCAAATTCGACAATTATGATGATCGAAGGAGCGGAGCGTTTTGGACTTTCTCAGCTTCATCAATTTCGTGGCCGCGTCGGAAGAGGGGCTCATCAATCGTATTGCTTCTTATTCCCGCATCATTTCACAGATGAAAACAAACAAAGACTTATCGCTATGGTAAAACATTCAAGTGGATTCAAGCTTTCAGAAATAGATTTAGAGCTCCGTGGCCCAGGCGCGGTTTATGGTGTACGCCAAAGTGGCGTACCGGATCTTCGCATGGCCACTTTCTCAGATGGAAGAATAATCAAAAAAGCTAGGATTGAGGCAGAAAAACTAATAAGCGAAGACCCGCTCCTCACAAATTATCCGCGCCTGCACCGCGCTATAAAAGAAAGCGGAACCGAAGCCCACTTAGTGTAA
- the tyrS gene encoding tyrosine--tRNA ligase, whose product MELKEQVNDILTRGVTNVIVKEELEKVLLSGKKIKLYLGIDPTGSELHIGHAVPLRKLRRFQELGHEIILLFGGFTAQLGDPTGKDITRPPLTYEQVMINAETYKEQAATILDFEGENPVKILNNNDWLSKMNFADVIKLAGNFTVQQMMERDMFQERFKNSKPIGVHEFLYPLMQGYDSVAMDVDLELGGNDQLFNILAGRTLQEKINGRAKHCMTFDLLEGTDGRKMSKSYNNHIAIGDEPRDMFGKIMSIKDELITQYFTLATELTLKEIEGIKKELKSGTNPRDLKVQLAKEIVTLYHDEAAADDAEEAFVNQFARKELPDDIEEISIGNETINLLDLLYNQKMIPSKAEGRRLMEQGGVKVNGEKIDDPHMELSLSTEKTLLQVGKRKFLYIKK is encoded by the coding sequence ATGGAACTAAAAGAACAAGTAAACGATATTTTAACTCGTGGCGTTACAAATGTGATCGTAAAGGAAGAATTAGAGAAAGTATTACTCTCCGGCAAAAAGATAAAACTCTATCTAGGTATAGACCCAACCGGCTCAGAGCTACACATAGGGCATGCCGTACCGTTAAGAAAACTACGTAGATTTCAAGAACTTGGACATGAAATAATTTTACTCTTTGGCGGATTTACCGCACAACTTGGAGACCCTACAGGTAAAGACATTACACGGCCACCACTCACATATGAGCAAGTGATGATAAATGCGGAAACGTACAAAGAACAAGCCGCAACAATACTTGATTTCGAAGGAGAGAACCCTGTGAAAATTCTAAACAACAACGATTGGCTTTCAAAAATGAATTTTGCAGACGTAATAAAATTAGCAGGGAATTTTACAGTACAACAAATGATGGAGCGAGACATGTTCCAAGAACGATTTAAAAACAGTAAACCAATAGGTGTACATGAGTTTTTATACCCACTTATGCAAGGATATGACTCAGTCGCAATGGACGTCGACTTAGAGCTTGGAGGGAACGATCAATTATTTAATATCTTGGCTGGAAGAACCCTTCAGGAAAAAATCAACGGACGTGCTAAGCATTGTATGACCTTCGATCTACTCGAGGGGACGGATGGACGCAAGATGAGTAAATCATATAATAATCATATCGCTATAGGAGATGAGCCAAGAGATATGTTCGGGAAAATCATGTCAATCAAAGATGAGCTTATCACGCAATATTTCACACTTGCGACAGAACTCACACTAAAAGAAATTGAAGGAATCAAAAAAGAGCTTAAATCCGGTACAAATCCACGAGATCTCAAAGTACAACTCGCAAAAGAAATTGTTACTCTTTACCATGATGAAGCAGCAGCCGATGACGCGGAAGAGGCGTTTGTAAATCAATTTGCTCGCAAAGAACTTCCGGATGATATAGAGGAAATCTCGATTGGAAATGAGACTATCAACTTACTTGATTTATTGTACAACCAAAAAATGATCCCTTCAAAGGCAGAAGGCCGAAGACTTATGGAACAGGGCGGAGTAAAAGTAAATGGAGAGAAAATCGATGATCCACATATGGAACTCTCTCTCTCGACAGAAAAAACACTTCTCCAAGTAGGAAAACGAAAATTTCTTTATATAAAAAAATAA
- a CDS encoding RluA family pseudouridine synthase, which translates to MPEDKVSREANYIISAPIEFTIKSPEVAGERLDKHLAKQFPGHSRRFLQDLIDNQKILVNGKKKSPSYKTKVGDSISVDLPDRPVKLKIEAQDLNLNVVYEDPNILVINKPAGMVCHPADRYRHLTGTVVNAVLHHCEGQLSGINGVLRPGIVHRLDRDTSGLLIVGKTDIGHRHMSKVIKNRWIEKYYLTLVSGHLKPKKGTIEAPIGRDPKHRFKKAVGGIESKDALTHYEVLEYLGDETAKKSPDSGTFAKATLLKVRIITGRTHQIRVHLSSIGHPVIGDNMYGNDDVNEYFKGKYGLERQFLHAWRLKFRIPGEEKDTEFIGEIPADLQKVLDDSGVEV; encoded by the coding sequence ATGCCTGAAGACAAAGTTTCCAGAGAAGCCAATTACATTATAAGTGCTCCCATAGAATTTACAATAAAATCTCCGGAAGTTGCCGGAGAACGGCTGGACAAACACCTTGCAAAGCAATTCCCTGGTCATAGTCGTCGTTTTTTACAGGATCTTATTGATAATCAGAAAATACTCGTAAATGGAAAAAAGAAGTCTCCAAGCTACAAAACTAAGGTTGGAGATAGTATTTCTGTTGATTTGCCTGATCGTCCGGTAAAATTAAAAATTGAAGCACAGGATTTGAATCTGAATGTTGTTTATGAGGATCCTAATATTTTGGTTATAAATAAACCGGCAGGTATGGTTTGTCATCCTGCTGATAGATATAGACATCTTACCGGCACCGTCGTGAACGCAGTGCTCCACCATTGTGAAGGCCAACTTAGCGGTATAAATGGTGTTTTACGTCCAGGTATAGTTCATCGCTTGGACCGTGATACCTCGGGGCTTCTTATAGTTGGAAAAACAGATATAGGTCATCGACATATGTCCAAAGTTATAAAAAACCGTTGGATTGAAAAATATTATTTGACCCTTGTGAGTGGTCATTTGAAGCCAAAAAAAGGAACTATTGAAGCACCAATAGGTCGTGACCCCAAACATCGCTTCAAAAAAGCCGTCGGGGGTATAGAATCAAAAGATGCCCTCACCCATTATGAGGTTTTGGAGTATTTGGGAGACGAAACTGCGAAAAAAAGCCCCGATAGCGGGACTTTTGCTAAAGCAACTTTACTCAAAGTACGCATAATTACCGGTCGTACTCATCAGATCCGTGTGCACTTGTCTTCTATAGGCCATCCGGTCATTGGCGATAATATGTATGGAAATGATGATGTGAATGAATATTTCAAGGGGAAATATGGCTTAGAAAGGCAGTTTTTGCACGCTTGGAGACTTAAATTCCGCATTCCGGGAGAAGAAAAAGATACTGAATTTATAGGCGAAATCCCTGCTGATTTACAAAAGGTGCTTGATGATAGTGGTGTTGAAGTTTAG
- the rplU gene encoding 50S ribosomal protein L21 has protein sequence MFAIAEIKGHQYKVAEGDKVQISFMEEAKEGDKVKFDEVLLISDKEVTLGMPFIAGAYIEVKVLGEFKDKKLRIFKMKPKKRYRKTQGHRQMYTEVEVVKVALSGGTKAPVKKVEAKEAPIKEEKVVEAKAEKKAPAKKPATKKAE, from the coding sequence ATGTTTGCAATAGCAGAAATCAAAGGTCATCAATACAAAGTCGCAGAGGGCGACAAAGTGCAGATTAGCTTCATGGAAGAAGCAAAAGAAGGAGATAAAGTTAAATTCGACGAAGTTCTACTTATTTCTGATAAAGAAGTAACACTTGGTATGCCATTCATCGCAGGAGCTTACATTGAAGTCAAAGTACTTGGAGAGTTCAAAGATAAAAAACTTCGTATCTTCAAAATGAAACCAAAGAAAAGATACCGAAAAACTCAAGGTCACAGACAAATGTACACTGAAGTTGAAGTTGTTAAAGTCGCTCTGTCAGGAGGTACTAAGGCTCCGGTAAAGAAAGTCGAAGCAAAAGAAGCTCCTATAAAAGAAGAAAAAGTAGTTGAAGCAAAGGCGGAGAAAAAAGCTCCGGCAAAGAAGCCGGCAACAAAGAAAGCTGAATAA
- the pth gene encoding aminoacyl-tRNA hydrolase — MKVIIGLGNPGGKYIKSRHNIGWMIIDELKARVGADDFKENKKFKALITETNNPNDKNDKLILVKPLTFMNLSGETVATIKSFFKLSSEDLIVVYDDIDLPLGELRFRSSGGPGTHNGMRSIVQHIGEDFPRLRFGIENRPEDLKSKIDLSDYVLGGFAKHETEIIENKISESIETIFDRIKT, encoded by the coding sequence ATGAAAGTAATAATAGGATTAGGAAATCCAGGAGGTAAATATATAAAAAGCCGGCACAATATCGGCTGGATGATAATAGATGAGCTCAAGGCTAGAGTAGGGGCGGACGATTTTAAAGAAAACAAGAAATTCAAAGCGCTAATCACTGAAACGAATAATCCAAACGATAAAAACGATAAACTTATCCTAGTCAAACCTCTGACATTCATGAATTTATCCGGAGAAACTGTAGCTACTATAAAAAGCTTCTTTAAACTCTCAAGCGAAGATTTAATCGTGGTTTATGACGACATAGACCTACCACTTGGCGAATTGCGCTTCCGAAGCTCCGGCGGACCTGGTACTCACAACGGCATGAGATCAATCGTTCAACACATAGGAGAAGACTTTCCACGTCTCAGATTTGGCATAGAAAACCGTCCGGAAGATCTGAAATCCAAAATCGACTTAAGTGACTATGTGCTCGGAGGATTCGCCAAACATGAGACGGAAATCATCGAAAATAAAATTTCAGAATCGATCGAAACAATCTTTGATAGAATAAAGACGTAA
- the obgE gene encoding GTPase ObgE, whose protein sequence is MNFCDETTVTLKAGNGGGGCASFRREKYISMGGPDGGNGGSGGNVILKTNENINTLVDFNTKKSFKATSGGSGAKRNQNGHTGSDLILEVPLGTIVKDEDGNVIADLKFRNQEVIIAKGGMGGKGNAQFASSTRQAPNFAELGEPGEELTVHMELKLVAEIGIIGLPSAGKSTLISRISAVKPKIAEYHFTTLVPNLGVVDMKPFGGSMGESFTVVDIPGLIEGAAEGKGLGHEFLRHVGRAKFLIHLLDGSLGNLRESFDTINAELAKYSKDLAEKDQVVVINKTDILIEELYPEIEKEFAEFKKKNKLFFISALTGDGLKDLMFSMWGKVKEMRVQDQDVLELLAKTEDHKTFRPHLLTSNHQFEVELIDSEKVTSELQEGKKRMTHKERIKKKELRDMLKEGEITEEEYEDQLYELINGFKKEDRIKKFSRQIFEIKGKRLEQIVIMTDTNSDEAVDRVHDVIRKMDINKKLVAKGAALGDVIMIAGKRFYFRN, encoded by the coding sequence GTGAATTTTTGCGACGAGACAACTGTAACATTAAAAGCTGGAAACGGAGGAGGCGGGTGCGCCAGTTTTAGACGTGAAAAATATATATCAATGGGAGGTCCTGATGGAGGGAACGGGGGAAGCGGAGGAAATGTAATTTTAAAAACAAATGAAAATATCAACACATTAGTTGATTTTAATACGAAAAAAAGTTTTAAAGCGACATCTGGAGGGAGTGGAGCAAAAAGAAATCAAAATGGGCATACCGGTTCTGACTTAATACTTGAGGTACCACTTGGAACAATAGTAAAAGATGAAGATGGCAACGTAATTGCCGATTTAAAATTTAGAAATCAGGAAGTAATAATTGCAAAAGGTGGTATGGGAGGTAAAGGAAATGCTCAATTTGCATCTAGTACAAGACAAGCTCCTAACTTCGCAGAGCTCGGCGAACCGGGCGAAGAGCTAACAGTTCACATGGAGCTAAAACTAGTTGCGGAAATAGGAATCATAGGACTACCAAGTGCCGGGAAATCCACACTAATCTCACGTATATCAGCCGTAAAACCAAAGATTGCAGAATATCACTTCACAACATTAGTGCCAAATTTAGGAGTAGTTGATATGAAACCATTCGGAGGAAGTATGGGGGAAAGTTTCACTGTAGTTGATATCCCGGGTCTTATAGAGGGCGCCGCAGAAGGCAAAGGGCTTGGCCACGAATTTTTACGCCATGTAGGAAGAGCAAAATTCCTTATTCATCTCCTCGATGGATCGCTGGGAAATCTTCGTGAAAGTTTCGACACTATAAATGCAGAGCTGGCCAAATATTCCAAAGACTTAGCTGAAAAAGACCAAGTAGTTGTGATAAACAAGACAGATATCCTTATAGAAGAACTTTATCCTGAGATAGAAAAAGAGTTCGCTGAATTCAAGAAAAAAAATAAATTATTTTTTATATCCGCATTAACCGGAGATGGTTTAAAAGATCTTATGTTCTCTATGTGGGGTAAGGTGAAAGAAATGAGAGTCCAAGACCAAGATGTCCTTGAACTACTTGCCAAAACCGAAGATCACAAAACATTCCGCCCACATTTGCTCACAAGCAATCATCAGTTTGAAGTTGAGCTAATAGACTCAGAAAAAGTCACAAGTGAACTACAAGAGGGTAAGAAACGTATGACACACAAAGAACGTATAAAGAAAAAAGAATTACGTGACATGCTAAAAGAAGGTGAAATCACTGAAGAAGAGTACGAAGATCAGTTATATGAATTGATAAATGGTTTCAAAAAAGAGGATCGAATAAAAAAATTCTCACGCCAAATATTTGAAATCAAAGGTAAAAGACTTGAGCAAATAGTAATAATGACCGATACTAACAGTGATGAAGCCGTCGATCGTGTACATGATGTAATAAGAAAAATGGACATCAACAAAAAGCTCGTAGCAAAAGGAGCTGCTCTCGGTGATGTAATAATGATCGCAGGAAAAAGATTTTACTTCAGAAACTAA
- a CDS encoding DsbA family protein produces MRNTKFILISLLCVLALSACSQGTEAPTSEESLTDRGKMQDIIKGLSETDVPTEEAQSTFEEESRIAINIDENPILGDLNAPVTIIEFSDFQCPVCEQFHRETGKKIKEQYIDTGKVKLVYRDFPIYNIHEYAISAAKAGECAYEQGKFWEMHNYLFENQYSWQNADVKTILTNAAGKLGINTEQFAICFDADSTLEKIGFDFYTGKSLKVNGTPTFFINGKMVVGFRNFTEMSELIEAELK; encoded by the coding sequence ATGAGAAATACAAAATTCATACTTATAAGTTTACTTTGCGTATTAGCACTCAGCGCTTGTAGTCAAGGCACAGAGGCTCCAACTTCAGAGGAATCGCTAACCGACAGAGGGAAGATGCAAGATATTATAAAAGGATTGTCTGAAACAGACGTCCCAACTGAAGAAGCTCAAAGTACTTTTGAAGAAGAATCAAGGATAGCGATAAATATTGATGAGAATCCAATTCTCGGAGATCTCAATGCTCCGGTAACAATAATTGAATTTTCAGACTTTCAATGCCCGGTTTGTGAACAATTCCATAGAGAGACCGGAAAGAAAATCAAAGAACAATATATAGATACCGGTAAGGTAAAATTAGTATATAGGGATTTCCCAATATATAACATTCACGAATATGCAATTAGTGCGGCTAAAGCTGGAGAATGTGCATACGAACAAGGCAAATTCTGGGAAATGCATAATTATCTATTTGAAAATCAATATTCATGGCAAAATGCTGATGTAAAAACTATCCTGACCAATGCAGCAGGTAAACTTGGAATTAATACGGAACAATTTGCAATTTGCTTCGATGCCGATTCTACGCTCGAAAAAATAGGTTTTGATTTTTATACCGGTAAATCACTTAAAGTAAATGGAACTCCAACATTTTTCATAAATGGTAAAATGGTGGTAGGATTTAGAAATTTCACAGAGATGAGTGAATTGATAGAAGCTGAATTGAAATAA
- a CDS encoding uracil-DNA glycosylase, translating into MSILTEISEQIKSCEKCGLCKTRTNAVPGSGNPNADIMFIGEGPGKNEDLKGEPFIGAAGKFLDELLNGIELKRSDVFITNIVKCRPPENRDPKPDEVASCYSYLERQVALIKPKLIVLLGRHAMYRFLPRDLQISKVHGEPIEHKGIATEKQIYLPMYHPAFALYNGSYRAILHKDFARIPKLLKINTI; encoded by the coding sequence ATGAGCATTCTTACTGAAATCAGTGAGCAAATAAAGTCATGTGAAAAATGCGGACTTTGTAAAACCAGAACAAATGCAGTCCCCGGAAGTGGCAATCCAAATGCCGATATTATGTTTATAGGGGAGGGGCCCGGTAAAAACGAAGATCTGAAAGGCGAACCATTTATTGGAGCGGCCGGCAAGTTTTTGGATGAGCTCCTAAATGGAATAGAGCTAAAAAGATCAGACGTATTTATCACAAATATAGTAAAGTGCCGGCCACCGGAAAACCGCGACCCAAAACCGGATGAAGTAGCCTCATGTTATTCATATCTCGAAAGACAAGTAGCTTTAATCAAGCCAAAACTTATAGTACTTCTTGGTAGGCATGCGATGTACAGATTTCTTCCGCGAGACTTACAGATATCAAAAGTTCATGGAGAACCGATAGAGCACAAAGGTATCGCAACCGAAAAACAAATATATCTGCCCATGTATCATCCGGCATTTGCACTATACAATGGCAGTTATAGAGCTATACTACATAAAGATTTTGCGAGAATACCAAAACTATTAAAAATTAATACAATTTAA
- the rbfA gene encoding 30S ribosome-binding factor RbfA, translating to MSERVSKVNSLLHRAISDIILLEHNHPSFQLISVMKVDTAKDLSHAKIFVSAMKNEEELIKYLTKITPVIQKKLMKKVKLRITPKLRFELDVESDYLNKMNELIVKSGIE from the coding sequence ATGAGTGAAAGAGTATCAAAAGTTAACAGTTTACTACATAGAGCAATTAGCGATATTATTTTGCTAGAACACAATCACCCGTCTTTTCAGCTAATATCTGTTATGAAAGTGGACACAGCAAAAGACCTTTCTCATGCGAAAATCTTCGTAAGCGCTATGAAAAACGAAGAAGAATTAATAAAATATCTAACGAAAATCACGCCGGTAATTCAGAAGAAACTAATGAAAAAAGTAAAATTACGAATAACGCCAAAATTAAGATTTGAATTAGATGTAGAGAGCGATTACCTAAATAAGATGAATGAATTAATAGTAAAAAGTGGAATAGAATAA
- the fmt gene encoding methionyl-tRNA formyltransferase — MIFFLQITNQRTHSIRMNPKIKLIFFGTPEIAVKCLEALKSDSSFEILAVITQEDKPVGRKKVMTPPDVKVYAESVGIPVYQPTNISDDVSLYEQLALLPPDYNVVVAYGQIMSQKWLDLPCLRSVNLHVSLLPKYRGASPMQETLKHGDTTTGVSIQEMAFLIDTGGILSQEEFEIEPNDTFLEIYEKAGSIGARLLVETLKSDFDATSDQGRLTGTIQDNSKASYCTKITKEDGFVDFATLTATEIYNKYRAYKLWPGIWTMMGGKRMKLTEVMTLPDADFENLANSGQMAGLDDDSTLKSMSKTKDRLFARCEEGILEILRCQVEGGTEISAEEFLRGN; from the coding sequence ATGATATTCTTCTTACAAATTACAAATCAACGAACGCACTCTATCAGAATGAATCCAAAAATTAAACTTATTTTTTTCGGCACACCGGAGATTGCTGTCAAATGCCTTGAGGCTCTCAAGTCAGATAGCTCTTTTGAGATTTTAGCTGTTATTACTCAAGAAGATAAACCTGTTGGCAGAAAGAAAGTGATGACGCCACCGGACGTAAAAGTATACGCAGAGTCTGTGGGTATCCCTGTTTATCAGCCGACAAATATAAGCGATGACGTGTCATTGTATGAGCAGCTCGCCTTGCTTCCGCCAGATTACAATGTCGTAGTGGCATATGGGCAGATAATGTCACAAAAGTGGTTAGATCTTCCCTGTCTTCGCTCCGTCAATTTGCACGTTTCTTTATTGCCGAAGTATCGAGGAGCTTCTCCTATGCAAGAAACTTTGAAGCATGGAGATACGACGACCGGAGTTTCTATTCAAGAAATGGCATTTTTGATAGATACCGGAGGTATTTTATCTCAAGAAGAATTTGAAATTGAACCAAATGATACATTCTTGGAAATCTATGAAAAAGCAGGTTCTATAGGTGCCCGCCTTCTCGTTGAAACCTTGAAGTCCGATTTTGACGCAACTTCTGATCAAGGACGTCTTACAGGTACCATACAAGACAACTCGAAGGCTTCTTATTGCACCAAGATCACCAAGGAAGATGGATTTGTCGATTTTGCAACTCTGACAGCTACAGAAATTTATAATAAATACCGAGCTTACAAATTATGGCCGGGAATATGGACCATGATGGGTGGTAAGAGAATGAAGCTGACAGAGGTTATGACTTTACCGGATGCTGACTTTGAAAATCTTGCGAACTCCGGACAGATGGCCGGTTTAGATGACGACTCTACTCTTAAGAGTATGAGCAAGACAAAAGACCGTCTTTTTGCAAGATGCGAAGAGGGAATTCTCGAGATTCTAAGATGTCAGGTTGAAGGCGGCACAGAGATCAGTGCGGAAGAGTTTTTGCGTGGGAATTAG